The following proteins are co-located in the Pomacea canaliculata isolate SZHN2017 linkage group LG10, ASM307304v1, whole genome shotgun sequence genome:
- the LOC112573238 gene encoding uncharacterized protein LOC112573238, which yields MAHCFHMLLVILMPEGSHCGDADTGKVDSTSGEGRKSDGAETGPRKRRDEPALGVGEVVMEGNDGGGGGDGQDIGEAAEEEDDEAGWPGEESEDVTRALFPEMEQDRMELLELEMRARAIKAMLALHERRENRP from the exons aAGGCAGTCACTGTGGAGATGCAGACACAGGAAAAGTTGATTCGACGTCaggtgaaggaaggaagag TGATGGCGCGGAGACAGGGCCGAGGAAACGT CGAGACGAGCCAGCCCTCGGCGTTGGGGAGGTCGTGATGGAGGGTAACgacggcggcggcggcggcgatGGTCAAGATATAGGTGAGGCGGCGGAAGAGGAGGACGATGAGGCGGGTTGGCCAGGGGAGGAGAGCGAGGATGTGACACGTGCGCTGTTCCCGGAGATGGAGCAGGATCGCATGGAGCTGCTGGAACTGGAGATGCGGGCACGCGCCATCAAGGCCATGTTGGCTCTGCACGAGCGGCGCGAGAACAGGCCgtga